A window from Acropora palmata chromosome 14, jaAcrPala1.3, whole genome shotgun sequence encodes these proteins:
- the LOC141866326 gene encoding FGGY carbohydrate kinase domain-containing protein-like isoform X1, with product MGEHFYIGVDVGTASVRAALVSSDGKIASSASRALQIWHTLPDFYEQSSEDIWENVCAVVKEVVADKESCDGIRGIGFDATCSLVALDSSGTPVTVSPSKDNGRNIIMWLDHRAVKQAQMINDTKKKVLSYVGGTISPEMEMPKLLWLKQNLSSDCWDKTAIFLELPEFLSYKATGDPTRSICSLVCKFNYLGHESQLPKGCPNGWDHSFFNEIGLEDLVKAHNSKLGSNVKNPGEPVGNGLTKTAAADLGLREGLAVGTPIIDAHAGGLGVIGADLSSLLNGNKPLTSRMAVICGTSSCHMALSQEPTFVPGVWGPYFCAMVPSLWLNEGGQSVTGKLLDHIIETHVAYPDLKEKAGKSGSSIYEELNSHLTVMAEKRRLENVALLSQDVHVMPDFHGNRSPIADPNMTGMICGLTLASDLDVLAVLYVASLQAIAHGSRHIIESMNKSGHSIDTLFLCGGLAKNELFIQTHADVTGLPCVLARESECMLIGAAILGACASGDFPSVQDAMKNMNAASRVIKPQENIKWYHDKKYQVFLQMLKNQVEYRNIMKS from the exons ATGGGAGAGCATTTTTATATTGGTGTCGACGTTGGTACAGCGAGTGTCAGAGCTGCCCTGGTGTCCAGCGATGGAAAGATAGCGTCTTCCGCCAGCCGGGCATTGCAAATATGGCATACACTACCGGACTTTTACGAACAATCCTCCGAAGATATTTGGGAAAATGTTTGCGCGGTTGTTAAG GAAGTTGTTGCAGACAAAGAATCTTGTGATGGTATAAGAGGTATTGGCTTTGATGCTACTTGCTCACTTGTGGCTCTTGACTCATCTGGGACACCTGTCACTGTCAGTCCATCTAAAGACAATGGCAGAAACATCATAATGTGGCTTGATCATCGAGCAGTCAAACAAGCACAAATGATTAATgatacaaagaaaaag GTGTTGTCTTATGTTGGTGGAACTATCTCTCCTGAGATGGAGATGCCTAAATTGCTTTGGTTGAAACAGAACTTATCTTCAGATTGTTGGGATAAAACTGCCATATTTCTAGAGTTACCTGAATTTTTGTCATATAAAGCTACTGGTGATCCAACAAG GTCGATCTGCTCCCTtgtttgtaaatttaattACCTGGGACATGAATCACAGCTTCCCAAAG GCTGTCCTAATGGCTGGGACCACTCATTCTTCAATGAAATTGGACTTGAAGATCTTGTTAAAGCTCATAACTCCAAGCTTG GTAGCAATGTGAAAAATCCTGGTGAGCCCGTGGGCAATGGATTGACCAAGACAGCTGCTGCTGATTTAGGATTACGGGAAGGACTTGCAGTTGGCACGCCCATTATTGATGCACACGCAGGTGGTTTAG GTGTTATAGGAGCAGATTTGAGTTCACTTCTAAATGGAAACAAACCTTTAACTTCACGTATGGCAGTGATTTGTGGAACATCATCTTGTCACATGGCT TTAAGTCAAGAGCCAACATTTGTTCCTGGAGTATGGGGCCCATATTTCTGTGCTATGGTACCAAGTCTGTGGTTAAATGAAGGAGGCCAAAGTGTTACTGGGAAACTT CTTGATCATATTATAGAGACGCATGTGGCTTATCCAGACCTAAAGgagaaagctggaaaaag TGGCAGCTCCATATATGAGGAACTTAACAGTCACTTGACTGTAATGGCTGAAAAGAGAAGGCTTGAGAATGTAGCATTATTGTCACAGGATGTTCATGTTATGCCagatttccatggcaacaggTCTCCAATAGCTGATCCAAATATGACAGGAATG ATTTGTGGATTGACTTTGGCCTCTGATCTTGATGTCTTGGCTGTTTTATATGTTGCTTCTCTTCAGGCCATTGCA CATGGATCTCGTCATATAATTGAAAGCATGAACAAGTCTGGCCACTCTATTGACACACTCTTTCTCTGTGGAGGTCTCGCAAAGAACGAGCtttttattcaaactcatGCTGATGTAACAG ggCTACCCTGTGTTCTTGCACGTGAAAGCGAATGCATGCTGATAGGTGCAGCAATACTGGGAGCTTGTGCTTCTGGAGATTTTCCATCTGTCCAG GATGCTATGAAAAACATGAATGCAGCCAGCAGGGTCATTAAACCACaggaaaatataaaatg GTATCATGATAAGAAGTACCAAGTTTTCTTGCAAATGTTGAAGAATCAAGTGGAGTACCGTAATATAATGAAAAGCTGA
- the LOC141866326 gene encoding FGGY carbohydrate kinase domain-containing protein-like isoform X2: protein MWLDHRAVKQAQMINDTKKKVLSYVGGTISPEMEMPKLLWLKQNLSSDCWDKTAIFLELPEFLSYKATGDPTRSICSLVCKFNYLGHESQLPKGCPNGWDHSFFNEIGLEDLVKAHNSKLGSNVKNPGEPVGNGLTKTAAADLGLREGLAVGTPIIDAHAGGLGVIGADLSSLLNGNKPLTSRMAVICGTSSCHMALSQEPTFVPGVWGPYFCAMVPSLWLNEGGQSVTGKLLDHIIETHVAYPDLKEKAGKSGSSIYEELNSHLTVMAEKRRLENVALLSQDVHVMPDFHGNRSPIADPNMTGMICGLTLASDLDVLAVLYVASLQAIAHGSRHIIESMNKSGHSIDTLFLCGGLAKNELFIQTHADVTGLPCVLARESECMLIGAAILGACASGDFPSVQDAMKNMNAASRVIKPQENIKWYHDKKYQVFLQMLKNQVEYRNIMKS from the exons ATGTGGCTTGATCATCGAGCAGTCAAACAAGCACAAATGATTAATgatacaaagaaaaag GTGTTGTCTTATGTTGGTGGAACTATCTCTCCTGAGATGGAGATGCCTAAATTGCTTTGGTTGAAACAGAACTTATCTTCAGATTGTTGGGATAAAACTGCCATATTTCTAGAGTTACCTGAATTTTTGTCATATAAAGCTACTGGTGATCCAACAAG GTCGATCTGCTCCCTtgtttgtaaatttaattACCTGGGACATGAATCACAGCTTCCCAAAG GCTGTCCTAATGGCTGGGACCACTCATTCTTCAATGAAATTGGACTTGAAGATCTTGTTAAAGCTCATAACTCCAAGCTTG GTAGCAATGTGAAAAATCCTGGTGAGCCCGTGGGCAATGGATTGACCAAGACAGCTGCTGCTGATTTAGGATTACGGGAAGGACTTGCAGTTGGCACGCCCATTATTGATGCACACGCAGGTGGTTTAG GTGTTATAGGAGCAGATTTGAGTTCACTTCTAAATGGAAACAAACCTTTAACTTCACGTATGGCAGTGATTTGTGGAACATCATCTTGTCACATGGCT TTAAGTCAAGAGCCAACATTTGTTCCTGGAGTATGGGGCCCATATTTCTGTGCTATGGTACCAAGTCTGTGGTTAAATGAAGGAGGCCAAAGTGTTACTGGGAAACTT CTTGATCATATTATAGAGACGCATGTGGCTTATCCAGACCTAAAGgagaaagctggaaaaag TGGCAGCTCCATATATGAGGAACTTAACAGTCACTTGACTGTAATGGCTGAAAAGAGAAGGCTTGAGAATGTAGCATTATTGTCACAGGATGTTCATGTTATGCCagatttccatggcaacaggTCTCCAATAGCTGATCCAAATATGACAGGAATG ATTTGTGGATTGACTTTGGCCTCTGATCTTGATGTCTTGGCTGTTTTATATGTTGCTTCTCTTCAGGCCATTGCA CATGGATCTCGTCATATAATTGAAAGCATGAACAAGTCTGGCCACTCTATTGACACACTCTTTCTCTGTGGAGGTCTCGCAAAGAACGAGCtttttattcaaactcatGCTGATGTAACAG ggCTACCCTGTGTTCTTGCACGTGAAAGCGAATGCATGCTGATAGGTGCAGCAATACTGGGAGCTTGTGCTTCTGGAGATTTTCCATCTGTCCAG GATGCTATGAAAAACATGAATGCAGCCAGCAGGGTCATTAAACCACaggaaaatataaaatg GTATCATGATAAGAAGTACCAAGTTTTCTTGCAAATGTTGAAGAATCAAGTGGAGTACCGTAATATAATGAAAAGCTGA